A region of Salvelinus namaycush isolate Seneca chromosome 9, SaNama_1.0, whole genome shotgun sequence DNA encodes the following proteins:
- the LOC120053184 gene encoding voltage-dependent calcium channel beta subunit-associated regulatory protein-like yields the protein MLAVLRFTLTEGDFHHLKNARLTHLHIPPLALKIVTIHECESSENSIAMTTRPAAKSSLSIFQPALCARRPLCPLPQTALTSLSVSPSSALPGDTLNSVVDTSFSESPLAPGPKEPSSSSIEVMVSGSRNGGSPSLSEGASVTSVTGASPGAGVGQGPVLQFFTKLRRHASLEGASPYFKIKKWKLDSSQRASSLDTRGSPKRRQFQRQRAASESMDQEDSDAHHIDLIQYIASTQDATYHPCRPSASACLLPHSSPSTPPPSLGRLEVEVVVEPSCSRGQRLEVIGLSPEPQDEAANLGDFRQESSASDHQALYRDIWTLRASLEQYGSSDQINNNDRDSVRSDADSVCSLRGQTKRGGLPSYLSQDIGDGPEGDVELPMDEGMGEKEKGRKQDSVESERGSDGESGNRKLMQMDSGYTSIEAPSRAPEELRLFGSSGSSGNIDRSALEKRHYFTSAGRTGTVVESFEARIFEEEPDEETPTGAMGGMTIETARSPLGWSPYGQMFTPREAQPQPHPHPPLSIHHRDYSIDEKTDALFHEFLRHDPQFDQQETPKKHRSRIHLRKQWQRHKQYSDPGVRYQYHSFERQRNPLRRGDSVNYPLDTGYHSTLPRIISAPDEEASEGTPSTPQTPKAEAVVAGGAEGAEVEEGDRRESPSSSCGSSTVTITDDKGMASCSPPPPPVPEREGLLWEQSEEDTRQAEHPTEPPDEPPQPPDKGYGPQTITAELTDKLSATLDERLYTGLRRTKDPAAVTECVVTVTHASPDHSPV from the exons ATGCTTGCGGTACTGAG GTTTACGTTGACTGAGGGTGACTTCCACCACCTGAAGAATGCGCGGCTCACACACCTCCACATCCCGCCGCTGGCCCTCAAGATCGTCACCATCCACGAGTGTGAGTCATCCGAGAACAGCATCGCCATGACGACCCGCCCCGCCGCCAAGTCCAGCCTCTCCATCTTCCAG ccggCTTTGTGTGCCCGACGGCCATTGTGTCCCCTGCCCCAGACAGCATTGACCAGTCTGAGTGTCAGCCCCAGCTCAGCCCTCCCTGGGGACACCCTTAACTCGGTGGTGGACACCAGCTTCAGTGAGAGTCCCCTGGCACCGGGTCCCAAGGAGCCCAGCAGCAGCAGC attGAGGTGATGGTGTCTGGCTCCAGGAATGGGGGAAGTCCGTCTTTGAGTGAAGGGGCGTCGGTGACGTCTGTGACAGGTGCATCTCCTGGCGCAGGGGTGGGGCAGGGGCCGGTGCTGCAGTTCTTCACCAAGCTGAGGCGCCATGCCAGCCTGGAGGGAGCCAGCCCATACTTCAAGATCAAGAAGTGGAAACTAGACAGCAGCCAGCGGGCCTCCAGTCTGGACACCAGAG ggtCCCCTAAGAGGAGGCAGTTCCAGCGGCAGCGCGCTGCCAGCGAGAGCATGGACCAGGAGGATAGCGACGCCCACCACATTGACCTCATCCAGTACATTGCCAGCACCCAGGACGCCACCTATCACCCCTGCCGCCCCTCCGCCTCGGCCTGCCTCCTGCCCCACTCCTCCCCCTCCACGCCACCACCCTCCCTCGGCAG gttagaggtggaggtggtggtggaacCCAGCTGCAGCAGGGGCCAGAGGCTGGAGGTGATCGGCTTGTCCCCGGAGCCCCAGGATGAGGCAGCGAACCTGGGGGACTTTAGACAGGAAAGCTCGGCATCAGACCACCAGGCCCTGTACAGAGACATCTGGACGCTCCGGGCCTCCCTGGAGCAGTACGGCTCCTCagaccagatcaacaacaacgaCAGGGACTCTGTCCGCAGCGATGCTGACAGTGTCTGCTCTCTGAGGGGGCAGACCAAGAGGGGGGGGCTGCCCAGTTACCTCTCCCAGGACATCGGGGATGGGCCCGAGGGGGATGTGGAGCTGCCCATGGATGAAGggatgggagagaaggagaaagggaggaagcaGGACAGTGTGGAGTCAGAGAGGGGCAGTGACGGGGAGTCAGGGAACCGTAAGTTAATGCAGATGGACAGTGGCTATACGTCTATAGAGGCTCCATCACGGGCGCCAGAGGAGCTGAGACTGTTTGGCAGTAGTGGCAGCAGTGGCAATATAGACAGGTCGGCCCTGGAGAAGAGACACTACTTCACCAGTGCAGGGCGCACTGGCACGGTGGTCGAGAGCTTCGAAGCCCGCATCTTCGAGGAAGAGCCAGACGAGGAGACGCCGACAGGTGCAATGGGCGGCATGACCATAGAAACGGCGAGGTCTCCCCTGGGCTGGTCTCCGTACGGTCAGATGTTCACCCCGCGAGAGGCGCAGCCGCAGCCGCACCCCCACCCTCCCTTATCAATTCACCACCGTGACTACAGCATCGACGAGAAGACGGACGCGCTCTTCCATGAGTTCCTCCGCCACGACCCCCAGTTTGACCAGCAGGAGACGCCGAAGAAACATCGCTCACGCATCCACCTCCGCAAGCAGTGGCAGCGCCACAAGCAGTACAGTGACCCAGGCGTTCGCTACCAGTACCACTCCTTTGAGAGGCAGCGGAACCCCCTCCGACGAGGCGATAGCGTCAACTACCCGCTGGATACAGGCTACCACAGCACGCTTCCACGCATCATCAGTGCGCCTGACGAGGAGGCCAGCGAGGGGACCCCCAGCACCCCCCAGACGCCCAAGGCTGAGGCGGTGGTGGCGGGAGGGGCAGAAGGTGCCGAGGTGGAggaaggagacaggagagagagtccCAGCAGTAGCTGTGGCAGTAGCACCGTGACCATCACAGACGACAAAGGGATGGCGTCCtgttcccctccccctccccctgtccCGGAGAGAGAGGGTCTGCTATGGGAGCAGTCCGAGGAGGACACTAGGCAGGCAGAACACCCCACTGAGCCACCTGACGAGCCCCCCCAGCCCCCTGACAAGGGCTACGGCCCACAGACCATCACAGCCGAGCTGACGGACAAGCTGAGCGCCACCCTGGACGAGCGGCTGTACACGGGCCTGCGACGAACAAAGGACCCGGCGGCGGTGACTGAGTGTGTGGTGACAGTCACTCACGCCTCCCCCGACCACAGCCCAGTGTAG